Proteins co-encoded in one Syngnathoides biaculeatus isolate LvHL_M chromosome 22, ASM1980259v1, whole genome shotgun sequence genomic window:
- the fbxw10 gene encoding F-box/WD repeat-containing protein 10 isoform X2: MSKCQNSTVRQPACNNAEVPCGICPSCLFSSPRPSQPTPLLDLWKITDEPRRSFVVGLVVRCRSVPVLENIQSSLRLTSWNLLSYAPSKGKTLPELYARLNRKTRPSLLIREIWEWFDGSPEWVQTRYLCLLLLRCDPELLSMAKHLIGVVVTRLQRQLDVKRYSGKQPATEDDSAEDAVASLLPVPPSRSSFGPSRPRDFIGGLPAELSKRILGLLDEGTLKRCMKVCKHWRHLAGETMEEMRFRRLYQEQVEAMMKLWPFEAAYANIRTRTVRMEERNIYCGAYFTSVLIDDEDPHRVVDYKGGPLLSTASKDRAVRLLYVATAAKHVALMKGHVGSIRVVLLCPERHLVITASCDSSIRCWSVRTDQCVLVLYGHSSMINCLDIHADRLVSGAKDCTAKVWSLQTEKHLEDFNFKHRSSVRCVKINATTVFSSCDRGVVKLWDAENASLVRVIDAHGSAVRSMFVDEWHLLTADTNGQVMAWSSRCETKGCLMTFSHPKEVKSLTLAYLRVVTGCVDGKIRIFNFLTGDCLRTILVEAETTGRMLSLHFCENNILVNATSCVKLYQFAKVFWDYDEPADKASNVADGGKASKREPPSKSARANRMTVEQVAQHWKSLLHPLTPDAGQRTRRVDKLSSPHSEKNLLHCHRRRPLTSVQNPQRPGNQSLTTRLPHLQRDHPSGRNTM; this comes from the exons ATGTCCAAGTGTCAGAACTCGACGGTCCGCCAGCCGGCGTGCAATAACGCGGAGGTTCCGTGCGGCATATGCCCGTCCTGTCTCTTCTCCAGCCCCAGACCGAGCCAGCCCACGCCGCTGCTGGACCTGTGGAAGATTACGGACGAGCCACGCCGGAGCTTCGTCGTGGGTCTGGTGGTGCGCTGCAGGAGTGTGCCGGTCCTGGAGAACATCCAGAGCTCGCTGCGCCTCACCTCGTGGAACTTGCTCAGCTACGCGCCGTCCAAGGGCAAGACGTTGCCGGAGCTCTACGCGCGGCTCAACCGCAAGACGCGGCCGTCGCTCCTGATCCGGGAGATCTGGGAGTGGTTCGACGGCAGTCCGGAATGGGTACAGACGCGCTACCTgtgcctgctgctgctgcgctgCGACCCGGAGCTGCTGAGTATGGCCAAGCATCTCATCGGCGTGGTGGTCACCAGGCTCCAGCGACAACTGGACG tgaagcGTTACAGTGGTAAACAACCAGCCACCGAGGACGACTCCGCAGAAGATGCGGTTGCTTCACTCCTTCCAGTCCCTCCCTCCAGGTCTTCATTCGGACCCAGCAGACCCCGAGACTTCATCGGCGGACTTCCTGCTGAACTCTCAAAGAGGATTCTGG GGCTGCTTGACGAGGGGACGCTGAAGCGTTGCATGAAGGTGTGCAAGCACTGGAGGCACCTGGCAGGAGAGACCATGGAGGAGATGCGCTTCAGGAGGCTCTACCAGGAGCAGGTGGAGGCGATGATGAAG ctcTGGCCCTTTGAAGCAGCCTATGCCAACATCAGAACCAGGACAGTGCGGATGGAGGAACGCAACATTTACTGCGGTGCATATTTTACCTCCGTGCTGATTGATGA CGAAGACCCCCATCGGGTAGTGGACTACAAGGGCGGGCCCCTGCTGAGCACCGCGTCCAAGGATCGCGCCGTGCGCCTGTTGTACGTGGCGACCGCGGCCAAACACGTGGCGCTGATGAAGGGCCACGTGGGGAGCATCCGTGTTGTCCTGCTCTGCCCCGAGCGCCATCTCGTCATCACGGCCAGCTGCGACTCCAGCATCAG GTGTTGGAGTGTGAGGACAGACCAGTGCGTGTTGGTGCTGTATGGCCACTCCAGCATGATCAACTGCCTGGACATTCACGCCGACAGACTTGTGTCCGGCGCCAAAGATTGCACAGCTAAAG TGTGGAGTCTGCAGACCGAAAAGCACCTGGAGGACTTCAACTTCAAGCACCGCAGTTCTGTGCGCTGCGTCAAGATCAACGCCACCACTGTGTTCAGTAGCTGCGACAGAGGAGTCGTCAAACTGTGGGACGCCGAAAATGCGTCGCTGGTCAGG GTGATCGACGCCCACGGCAGTGCCGTGCGATCCATGTTTGTGGACGAGTGGCACCTTCTGACAGCCGACACCAACGGTCAGGTGATGGCCTGGAGCAGCAGATGCGAAACCAAAGGATGCCTCATGACCTTCAGTCATCCAAA GGAGGTCAAGTCTCTGACGCTGGCTTACCTTCGAGTGGTCACTGGCTGCGTGGACGGAAAGATCCGCATcttcaacttcctgacaggAGACTGTTTAAGGACCATCCTGGTGGAGGCGGAGACCACAGGTCGCATGCTGTCGCTGCACTTCTGCGAGAACAA CATTCTAGTCAACGCCACGTCCTGCGTGAAGCTCTACCAGTTTGCCAAAGTCTTCTGGGATTACGACGAGCCGGCAGATAAGGCGAGCAACGTTGCGGACGGCGGCAAGGCATCCAAACGGGAGCCTCCCTCCAAATCTGCAAGGGCGAATCGTATGACAGTGGAACAAG TTGCACAGCACTGGAAAAGCCTCCTTCACCCTTTGACGCCTGACGCAGGCCAGCGAACGCGGCGCGTGGACAAGCTCAGCAGCCCGCACTCGGAGAAAAACCTGCTACACTGCCACCGCCGCAGGCCCTTGACATCTGTCCAGAACCCGCAGCGGCCTGGCAATCAAAGTTTGACTACCAGACTCCCCCATCTGCAGCGAGACCATCCTAGTGGCAGGAATACAATGTGA
- the fbxw10 gene encoding F-box/WD repeat-containing protein 10 isoform X1 encodes MSKCQNSTVRQPACNNAEVPCGICPSCLFSSPRPSQPTPLLDLWKITDEPRRSFVVGLVVRCRSVPVLENIQSSLRLTSWNLLSYAPSKGKTLPELYARLNRKTRPSLLIREIWEWFDGSPEWVQTRYLCLLLLRCDPELLSMAKHLIGVVVTRLQRQLDVKRYSGKQPATEDDSAEDAVASLLPVPPSRSSFGPSRPRDFIGGLPAELSKRILGLLDEGTLKRCMKVCKHWRHLAGETMEEMRFRRLYQEQVEAMMKRYKGVHMVSPSYARMVDVAVPAKRHESGEVKSTHLWPFEAAYANIRTRTVRMEERNIYCGAYFTSVLIDDEDPHRVVDYKGGPLLSTASKDRAVRLLYVATAAKHVALMKGHVGSIRVVLLCPERHLVITASCDSSIRCWSVRTDQCVLVLYGHSSMINCLDIHADRLVSGAKDCTAKVWSLQTEKHLEDFNFKHRSSVRCVKINATTVFSSCDRGVVKLWDAENASLVRVIDAHGSAVRSMFVDEWHLLTADTNGQVMAWSSRCETKGCLMTFSHPKEVKSLTLAYLRVVTGCVDGKIRIFNFLTGDCLRTILVEAETTGRMLSLHFCENNILVNATSCVKLYQFAKVFWDYDEPADKASNVADGGKASKREPPSKSARANRMTVEQVAQHWKSLLHPLTPDAGQRTRRVDKLSSPHSEKNLLHCHRRRPLTSVQNPQRPGNQSLTTRLPHLQRDHPSGRNTM; translated from the exons ATGTCCAAGTGTCAGAACTCGACGGTCCGCCAGCCGGCGTGCAATAACGCGGAGGTTCCGTGCGGCATATGCCCGTCCTGTCTCTTCTCCAGCCCCAGACCGAGCCAGCCCACGCCGCTGCTGGACCTGTGGAAGATTACGGACGAGCCACGCCGGAGCTTCGTCGTGGGTCTGGTGGTGCGCTGCAGGAGTGTGCCGGTCCTGGAGAACATCCAGAGCTCGCTGCGCCTCACCTCGTGGAACTTGCTCAGCTACGCGCCGTCCAAGGGCAAGACGTTGCCGGAGCTCTACGCGCGGCTCAACCGCAAGACGCGGCCGTCGCTCCTGATCCGGGAGATCTGGGAGTGGTTCGACGGCAGTCCGGAATGGGTACAGACGCGCTACCTgtgcctgctgctgctgcgctgCGACCCGGAGCTGCTGAGTATGGCCAAGCATCTCATCGGCGTGGTGGTCACCAGGCTCCAGCGACAACTGGACG tgaagcGTTACAGTGGTAAACAACCAGCCACCGAGGACGACTCCGCAGAAGATGCGGTTGCTTCACTCCTTCCAGTCCCTCCCTCCAGGTCTTCATTCGGACCCAGCAGACCCCGAGACTTCATCGGCGGACTTCCTGCTGAACTCTCAAAGAGGATTCTGG GGCTGCTTGACGAGGGGACGCTGAAGCGTTGCATGAAGGTGTGCAAGCACTGGAGGCACCTGGCAGGAGAGACCATGGAGGAGATGCGCTTCAGGAGGCTCTACCAGGAGCAGGTGGAGGCGATGATGAAG CGTTACAAAGGCGTTCATATGGTGAGTCCTTCCTACGCCAGGATGGTGGACGTCGCGGTGCCGGCCAAGCGCCACGAAAGCGGGGAAGTGAAGTCGACACAT ctcTGGCCCTTTGAAGCAGCCTATGCCAACATCAGAACCAGGACAGTGCGGATGGAGGAACGCAACATTTACTGCGGTGCATATTTTACCTCCGTGCTGATTGATGA CGAAGACCCCCATCGGGTAGTGGACTACAAGGGCGGGCCCCTGCTGAGCACCGCGTCCAAGGATCGCGCCGTGCGCCTGTTGTACGTGGCGACCGCGGCCAAACACGTGGCGCTGATGAAGGGCCACGTGGGGAGCATCCGTGTTGTCCTGCTCTGCCCCGAGCGCCATCTCGTCATCACGGCCAGCTGCGACTCCAGCATCAG GTGTTGGAGTGTGAGGACAGACCAGTGCGTGTTGGTGCTGTATGGCCACTCCAGCATGATCAACTGCCTGGACATTCACGCCGACAGACTTGTGTCCGGCGCCAAAGATTGCACAGCTAAAG TGTGGAGTCTGCAGACCGAAAAGCACCTGGAGGACTTCAACTTCAAGCACCGCAGTTCTGTGCGCTGCGTCAAGATCAACGCCACCACTGTGTTCAGTAGCTGCGACAGAGGAGTCGTCAAACTGTGGGACGCCGAAAATGCGTCGCTGGTCAGG GTGATCGACGCCCACGGCAGTGCCGTGCGATCCATGTTTGTGGACGAGTGGCACCTTCTGACAGCCGACACCAACGGTCAGGTGATGGCCTGGAGCAGCAGATGCGAAACCAAAGGATGCCTCATGACCTTCAGTCATCCAAA GGAGGTCAAGTCTCTGACGCTGGCTTACCTTCGAGTGGTCACTGGCTGCGTGGACGGAAAGATCCGCATcttcaacttcctgacaggAGACTGTTTAAGGACCATCCTGGTGGAGGCGGAGACCACAGGTCGCATGCTGTCGCTGCACTTCTGCGAGAACAA CATTCTAGTCAACGCCACGTCCTGCGTGAAGCTCTACCAGTTTGCCAAAGTCTTCTGGGATTACGACGAGCCGGCAGATAAGGCGAGCAACGTTGCGGACGGCGGCAAGGCATCCAAACGGGAGCCTCCCTCCAAATCTGCAAGGGCGAATCGTATGACAGTGGAACAAG TTGCACAGCACTGGAAAAGCCTCCTTCACCCTTTGACGCCTGACGCAGGCCAGCGAACGCGGCGCGTGGACAAGCTCAGCAGCCCGCACTCGGAGAAAAACCTGCTACACTGCCACCGCCGCAGGCCCTTGACATCTGTCCAGAACCCGCAGCGGCCTGGCAATCAAAGTTTGACTACCAGACTCCCCCATCTGCAGCGAGACCATCCTAGTGGCAGGAATACAATGTGA
- the fbxw10 gene encoding F-box and WD repeat domain containing protein 10B isoform X3: MSKCQNSTVRQPACNNAEVPCGICPSCLFSSPRPSQPTPLLDLWKITDEPRRSFVVGLVVRCRSVPVLENIQSSLRLTSWNLLSYAPSKGKTLPELYARLNRKTRPSLLIREIWEWFDGSPEWVQTRYLCLLLLRCDPELLSMAKHLIGVVVTRLQRQLDVKRYSGKQPATEDDSAEDAVASLLPVPPSRSSFGPSRPRDFIGGLPAELSKRILGLLDEGTLKRCMKVCKHWRHLAGETMEEMRFRRLYQEQVEAMMKRYKGVHMVSPSYARMVDVAVPAKRHESGEVKSTHLWPFEAAYANIRTRTVRMEERNIYCGAYFTSVLIDDEDPHRVVDYKGGPLLSTASKDRAVRLLYVATAAKHVALMKGHVGSIRVVLLCPERHLVITASCDSSIRCWSVRTDQCVLVLYGHSSMINCLDIHADRLVSGAKDCTAKVWSLQTEKHLEDFNFKHRSSVRCVKINATTVFSSCDRGVVKLWDAENASLVRVIDAHGSAVRSMFVDEWHLLTADTNGQVMAWSSRCETKGCLMTFSHPKEVKSLTLAYLRVVTGCVDGKIRIFNFLTGDCLRTILVEAETTAF, from the exons ATGTCCAAGTGTCAGAACTCGACGGTCCGCCAGCCGGCGTGCAATAACGCGGAGGTTCCGTGCGGCATATGCCCGTCCTGTCTCTTCTCCAGCCCCAGACCGAGCCAGCCCACGCCGCTGCTGGACCTGTGGAAGATTACGGACGAGCCACGCCGGAGCTTCGTCGTGGGTCTGGTGGTGCGCTGCAGGAGTGTGCCGGTCCTGGAGAACATCCAGAGCTCGCTGCGCCTCACCTCGTGGAACTTGCTCAGCTACGCGCCGTCCAAGGGCAAGACGTTGCCGGAGCTCTACGCGCGGCTCAACCGCAAGACGCGGCCGTCGCTCCTGATCCGGGAGATCTGGGAGTGGTTCGACGGCAGTCCGGAATGGGTACAGACGCGCTACCTgtgcctgctgctgctgcgctgCGACCCGGAGCTGCTGAGTATGGCCAAGCATCTCATCGGCGTGGTGGTCACCAGGCTCCAGCGACAACTGGACG tgaagcGTTACAGTGGTAAACAACCAGCCACCGAGGACGACTCCGCAGAAGATGCGGTTGCTTCACTCCTTCCAGTCCCTCCCTCCAGGTCTTCATTCGGACCCAGCAGACCCCGAGACTTCATCGGCGGACTTCCTGCTGAACTCTCAAAGAGGATTCTGG GGCTGCTTGACGAGGGGACGCTGAAGCGTTGCATGAAGGTGTGCAAGCACTGGAGGCACCTGGCAGGAGAGACCATGGAGGAGATGCGCTTCAGGAGGCTCTACCAGGAGCAGGTGGAGGCGATGATGAAG CGTTACAAAGGCGTTCATATGGTGAGTCCTTCCTACGCCAGGATGGTGGACGTCGCGGTGCCGGCCAAGCGCCACGAAAGCGGGGAAGTGAAGTCGACACAT ctcTGGCCCTTTGAAGCAGCCTATGCCAACATCAGAACCAGGACAGTGCGGATGGAGGAACGCAACATTTACTGCGGTGCATATTTTACCTCCGTGCTGATTGATGA CGAAGACCCCCATCGGGTAGTGGACTACAAGGGCGGGCCCCTGCTGAGCACCGCGTCCAAGGATCGCGCCGTGCGCCTGTTGTACGTGGCGACCGCGGCCAAACACGTGGCGCTGATGAAGGGCCACGTGGGGAGCATCCGTGTTGTCCTGCTCTGCCCCGAGCGCCATCTCGTCATCACGGCCAGCTGCGACTCCAGCATCAG GTGTTGGAGTGTGAGGACAGACCAGTGCGTGTTGGTGCTGTATGGCCACTCCAGCATGATCAACTGCCTGGACATTCACGCCGACAGACTTGTGTCCGGCGCCAAAGATTGCACAGCTAAAG TGTGGAGTCTGCAGACCGAAAAGCACCTGGAGGACTTCAACTTCAAGCACCGCAGTTCTGTGCGCTGCGTCAAGATCAACGCCACCACTGTGTTCAGTAGCTGCGACAGAGGAGTCGTCAAACTGTGGGACGCCGAAAATGCGTCGCTGGTCAGG GTGATCGACGCCCACGGCAGTGCCGTGCGATCCATGTTTGTGGACGAGTGGCACCTTCTGACAGCCGACACCAACGGTCAGGTGATGGCCTGGAGCAGCAGATGCGAAACCAAAGGATGCCTCATGACCTTCAGTCATCCAAA GGAGGTCAAGTCTCTGACGCTGGCTTACCTTCGAGTGGTCACTGGCTGCGTGGACGGAAAGATCCGCATcttcaacttcctgacaggAGACTGTTTAAGGACCATCCTGGTGGAGGCGGAGACCACAG CATTCTAG